The following are from one region of the Vibrio rarus genome:
- a CDS encoding Maf family protein, with amino-acid sequence MNEYHLVLASTSPYRAEILRKLSLSFTQVSPNFDETALDNEKPEQLVARLAEGKAKACPLPPGNHLVIGSDQVCVVNDRIVGKPHTTQGAIEQLTAQSGQTITFYTGLALYNSKEKRTQVTVDTFNVHFKTLSAAQIRRYVAIEQPLNCAGSFKSEGLGIALFRSLEGKDPNTLVGLPLIDLIQLLDNEGVAVLG; translated from the coding sequence ATGAACGAATATCACCTTGTTTTAGCGTCGACATCACCCTACCGAGCTGAAATTCTGCGTAAATTATCACTTTCATTTACTCAAGTCAGTCCCAACTTTGACGAAACGGCCCTCGATAATGAAAAGCCGGAACAATTGGTGGCGAGATTAGCGGAAGGCAAAGCTAAAGCCTGCCCTCTTCCTCCCGGTAATCACCTCGTCATTGGATCTGACCAAGTTTGTGTTGTGAATGATCGTATTGTGGGTAAACCGCACACCACACAAGGGGCTATCGAGCAATTAACCGCACAAAGTGGTCAAACCATTACTTTTTATACCGGTCTTGCTTTATATAACAGCAAAGAAAAACGCACCCAAGTGACGGTGGATACGTTTAACGTTCACTTTAAAACCTTATCTGCGGCACAAATTCGTCGTTATGTTGCCATAGAACAACCGTTAAATTGTGCAGGTAGCTTCAAAAGTGAAGGACTCGGTATTGCATTGTTTCGTTCTCTAGAAGGTAAAGATCCAAACACATTGGTGGGTTTACCACTGATCGACCTTATTCAACTTTTAGACAACGAAGGTGTGGCTGTACTAGGTTAG
- the rpmF gene encoding 50S ribosomal protein L32, whose protein sequence is MAVQKSKKSRSMRGMRRSHDALTTAALSVDATSGETHLRHNVTAEGFYRGKKVINK, encoded by the coding sequence ATGGCCGTACAAAAGAGCAAGAAATCACGTTCAATGCGTGGCATGCGTCGTTCACACGATGCGCTAACTACAGCTGCACTATCTGTAGACGCAACTTCAGGTGAAACTCACCTACGTCACAACGTGACTGCTGAAGGTTTCTACCGTGGCAAAAAAGTAATCAACAAGTAA
- a CDS encoding beta-ketoacyl-ACP synthase III, whose amino-acid sequence MYSKILGTGSYLPSQVRTNADLEKMVDTDDEWIVARTGIKERRITAPDESVADMGHIAAKNAIEMAGIDKTDIDLIIVATTSGSHAFPSSACQIQGMLEIPGCAAFDIAAACTGFVYALSIADQHIRSGMCKNILVIGADALSKSVDEIDRSTVILFGDGAGAVVLGASEEQGILSTHLGADGRYGELLSLEMPVRGGEVDKWLHMTGNEVFKVAVTQLSRLVTDTLKANNLAKEDLDWLVPHQANLRIITATAKKLSMPMDQVVVTLDRHGNTSAATVPTALDEAVRDGRIKRGQLMLLEAFGGGFTWGSALVRF is encoded by the coding sequence ATGTATAGCAAAATATTAGGCACAGGCAGCTATTTGCCTTCCCAGGTGCGCACCAATGCAGATCTAGAAAAAATGGTAGATACCGATGACGAGTGGATTGTCGCTCGCACAGGTATCAAAGAACGCCGTATTACCGCCCCGGATGAGTCCGTGGCCGATATGGGTCATATTGCTGCAAAAAACGCCATTGAAATGGCGGGTATCGATAAAACTGATATCGATCTTATTATCGTTGCAACCACCAGTGGCAGTCATGCTTTCCCTTCTTCTGCTTGTCAGATTCAAGGAATGCTTGAAATCCCTGGCTGTGCGGCATTTGATATTGCTGCCGCTTGTACTGGGTTTGTTTATGCACTGTCTATCGCAGACCAGCATATCCGTTCAGGAATGTGTAAAAACATTCTGGTAATTGGTGCTGATGCATTATCAAAATCAGTGGATGAAATCGACCGTTCAACCGTTATCTTATTCGGTGATGGCGCTGGCGCTGTGGTATTAGGAGCCAGTGAAGAGCAAGGCATTTTATCGACACATCTTGGTGCCGATGGCCGTTATGGCGAATTATTGAGCCTTGAAATGCCAGTCCGTGGTGGTGAAGTAGACAAATGGCTACACATGACGGGTAACGAAGTATTTAAAGTGGCCGTTACGCAACTTTCTCGCTTAGTGACAGATACTCTTAAAGCCAATAACCTTGCCAAAGAAGATCTGGACTGGTTGGTACCACACCAAGCAAACCTACGCATTATCACGGCAACGGCTAAGAAACTGTCAATGCCGATGGATCAGGTTGTGGTAACCCTAGACCGACATGGCAACACGTCTGCAGCAACGGTCCCTACCGCGCTGGACGAAGCCGTTCGAGATGGTCGTATAAAACGCGGACAACTGATGTTGTTAGAAGCTTTTGGTGGCGGTTTCACTTGGGGCTCTGCACTGGTCAGATTCTAA
- the rluC gene encoding 23S rRNA pseudouridine(955/2504/2580) synthase RluC, producing MTEIRTQVQFVEIDSDMAGQRIDNFLRNQLKAIPKSMVYRIIRKGEVRVNKKRIKAEYKLQAGDTVRIPPVTLPASEETPALSTKLNKVSELEECILYEDDHLLILNKPSGTAVHGGSGLKFGAIEALRALRPQARFLELVHRIDRDTSGILLIAKKRSALRHLQAQFREKTVQKYYFALVMGEWKSSIRKVTAPLLKNEVNSIVRVNPKGKLSETRFKVLEKLNNATLVQASPITGRTHQIRVHTQYVGHPIAWDDRYGDRRFDAFTAKVGLNRLFLHAANIKFTHPGTEQLMDISAPMENKLTRAVEGLRLS from the coding sequence ATGACTGAAATTAGAACCCAAGTCCAGTTTGTTGAGATTGATTCCGACATGGCAGGACAGCGCATTGATAACTTTTTGCGCAATCAACTTAAAGCCATCCCCAAAAGCATGGTGTATCGCATTATCCGTAAAGGGGAAGTGCGTGTGAATAAAAAACGCATCAAAGCGGAGTACAAACTTCAAGCGGGCGATACAGTGAGAATTCCACCTGTAACACTGCCTGCTAGCGAAGAGACACCCGCACTGAGCACTAAGCTAAATAAAGTGTCAGAGCTAGAAGAGTGTATTTTGTATGAAGATGATCATCTGTTAATTCTTAATAAACCCTCGGGTACGGCGGTACATGGTGGCAGTGGCTTAAAGTTTGGAGCAATAGAAGCATTACGTGCACTGCGACCACAGGCGCGGTTTTTAGAGTTGGTGCATCGAATAGACAGGGATACTTCAGGTATCTTGCTTATTGCCAAAAAACGTTCGGCGTTGCGTCATTTACAAGCGCAATTTCGTGAAAAAACCGTACAAAAGTATTATTTTGCTTTAGTGATGGGCGAGTGGAAAAGCAGTATCCGAAAAGTGACGGCACCTTTGCTTAAAAATGAAGTGAACAGCATTGTACGAGTGAATCCTAAAGGTAAGCTGTCGGAAACACGTTTTAAAGTGCTAGAAAAACTCAATAACGCCACCTTAGTTCAAGCCAGTCCTATTACTGGGCGTACTCATCAAATTCGGGTACACACTCAGTATGTGGGCCATCCCATTGCTTGGGATGACCGTTATGGTGATCGTCGTTTTGATGCCTTTACTGCTAAAGTGGGTTTAAATCGTTTGTTCTTACATGCGGCTAATATTAAATTTACTCACCCTGGCACTGAACAATTGATGGACATTTCAGCGCCAATGGAAAATAAATTAACCCGTGCGGTTGAAGGGTTACGTTTAAGCTAA
- the rne gene encoding ribonuclease E, whose translation MKRMLINATQKEELRVALVDGQKLFDLDIESPGHESKKANIYKGRITRIEPSLEAAFVDYGAERHGFLPLKEVARDYFPAGYTYQGRPSIKEVLKEGQEVIVQVEKEERGNKGAALTTFISLAGSYLVLMPNNPRAGGISRRIEGDERTQLKAALSTLELPQGMGLIVRTAGVGKSAEELEWDLNVLLNHWNAVKEAADANQAPFLIHQESNVIVRAIRDYLRRDIGEILIDSNTIFERAQAHIQLVRPDFVSRVKKYDGEVPLFSHYQIESQIDSAFQREVRLPSGGSVVIDPTEALTSIDINSARATKGSDIEETALNTNLEAADEIARQLRLRDLGGLVVIDFIDMTPVRHQREVENRLREAARLDRARIQIGRISRFGLLEMSRQRLSPSLAEASHHICPRCSGTGVVRDNESLALSVLRLIEEEALKDNTAQVLAVVPVPIASYLLNEKRRSVNHIERSQDVKVLIVPNSDMETPHFEVVRVREGEEQSLLSYLLPKKLDAMKEAEAREAGEVVEVAPKRIEEPALQGFASPTQSPAPQAAPATPPVTPAPAAPTGPSWFSRIISAIGSFFSTEEVKEEKPAVEESKPRQPRRDRNDNRRRNNRDNRRRNNRPNRNTAERDENAEAPRSPSTQQDAPRKENKRKPRKERKAPTKVEEQGKQLAQQAQKEPEAKIDKDTTKTSQVKQRRQRRQMKKQVRVKDQQAEANQQTANSEATVAANVATQVKPAAEKPAKKQQPKGNVSTDDNAPAEKSEKNEGSQQRRNRRSPRHLRASGQRRRRGRDRRPNPFRLRKGGVASPEMAMGKVMPKYDLPKPKKKAPVVENNATNIVSGVACPEMSMAKVIIMKPVQQTPVVETTPVAMVEPKVTETKVVEQAVVETTVVEKAAVEQVTVEATPVSPVVEQAESEAPIVEQAVEPVAVVETVSAVETPVETTVETSPVVAQQAEVKAEPEVTQPAATVVESAPKATMSFKGHAQSTMTSAPGPQQLQEISVKAAALRSERFQGRSAGSQSATNQAGASMTKPNF comes from the coding sequence ATGAAAAGAATGTTAATTAACGCAACTCAAAAAGAAGAGTTGCGTGTCGCCCTCGTTGATGGACAGAAACTGTTTGATTTAGATATCGAAAGTCCTGGACACGAATCAAAGAAGGCGAATATCTACAAAGGACGTATCACTCGCATTGAGCCAAGCTTAGAAGCAGCATTTGTTGACTATGGCGCAGAACGACACGGATTCCTCCCTCTTAAAGAAGTGGCACGAGACTACTTCCCAGCAGGTTACACTTATCAAGGCCGTCCAAGCATCAAAGAAGTGCTTAAAGAAGGTCAAGAAGTAATTGTACAAGTTGAGAAAGAAGAACGTGGCAACAAGGGCGCAGCCCTAACAACCTTTATTTCTCTTGCAGGTAGCTACCTTGTATTGATGCCTAATAACCCTCGTGCTGGCGGTATTTCTCGCCGTATCGAAGGTGACGAGCGCACCCAACTTAAAGCAGCACTAAGCACTTTAGAATTGCCTCAAGGTATGGGCTTAATTGTACGTACTGCGGGTGTAGGCAAAAGCGCTGAAGAACTGGAATGGGATTTAAATGTACTCCTTAACCATTGGAATGCAGTAAAAGAAGCGGCAGACGCTAATCAAGCTCCGTTCCTTATTCACCAAGAAAGTAATGTTATTGTTCGTGCTATTCGTGACTATCTACGTCGCGATATTGGCGAGATCTTAATTGATAGCAATACTATCTTTGAGCGTGCTCAAGCGCACATCCAACTGGTGCGCCCTGACTTTGTTAGTCGTGTTAAAAAATACGATGGTGAAGTGCCACTATTTAGCCACTACCAAATTGAAAGCCAAATTGACTCTGCGTTCCAACGCGAAGTTCGCTTACCTTCTGGTGGCTCTGTTGTTATTGACCCAACAGAAGCATTAACTTCAATTGATATCAACTCTGCTCGCGCAACTAAGGGGAGTGATATTGAAGAAACGGCACTGAACACCAACTTAGAAGCGGCCGATGAAATTGCTCGTCAATTACGTTTGCGTGACTTGGGTGGTTTAGTGGTTATCGATTTCATCGATATGACACCTGTACGTCACCAACGCGAAGTCGAAAATCGCCTCCGTGAAGCGGCACGTTTAGACCGTGCTCGCATACAAATTGGCCGTATTTCTCGCTTTGGCCTGTTAGAAATGTCTCGCCAACGCTTGAGCCCGTCTCTTGCAGAAGCTAGCCATCATATTTGCCCTCGTTGTAGTGGTACCGGTGTGGTTCGTGACAATGAATCATTAGCACTTTCTGTATTACGTCTTATTGAAGAAGAAGCATTGAAGGACAACACAGCGCAAGTACTTGCGGTTGTGCCTGTGCCTATCGCTTCCTACCTACTCAATGAGAAACGTCGTAGCGTGAATCACATTGAACGTAGTCAAGACGTTAAAGTACTTATCGTACCTAACTCTGATATGGAAACCCCTCACTTTGAGGTGGTTCGCGTACGTGAAGGTGAAGAACAAAGCTTGCTGTCTTACTTGTTGCCGAAGAAACTGGACGCAATGAAAGAAGCAGAAGCTCGTGAAGCGGGTGAAGTAGTAGAAGTTGCACCAAAACGCATTGAAGAGCCTGCTCTACAAGGTTTTGCCTCTCCAACGCAATCCCCTGCCCCACAAGCAGCACCTGCAACGCCACCTGTAACCCCTGCACCTGCAGCACCGACAGGTCCAAGTTGGTTCTCTCGCATCATTTCAGCGATTGGCAGTTTCTTTAGCACCGAAGAAGTGAAAGAAGAAAAACCTGCGGTAGAAGAAAGCAAACCAAGACAGCCTCGCCGTGATCGTAACGACAACCGTCGTCGTAACAATCGCGATAACCGTCGTCGCAATAATCGTCCTAACCGCAACACAGCGGAACGTGATGAAAATGCCGAAGCGCCGCGTTCACCATCGACTCAACAGGATGCGCCTCGTAAAGAGAATAAGCGCAAGCCTCGTAAAGAGAGAAAAGCACCAACTAAGGTCGAAGAACAAGGTAAGCAACTTGCCCAGCAAGCTCAAAAAGAGCCGGAAGCAAAAATCGACAAAGACACGACTAAGACCAGCCAAGTTAAACAGCGCCGTCAACGTCGTCAGATGAAGAAACAAGTGCGTGTTAAAGATCAGCAGGCTGAAGCAAACCAACAAACAGCAAACAGTGAAGCAACTGTGGCTGCAAATGTAGCGACACAAGTGAAACCTGCAGCTGAGAAGCCGGCGAAGAAACAACAACCGAAAGGTAACGTTTCTACTGATGACAATGCGCCAGCAGAAAAGTCTGAGAAAAACGAAGGTTCACAACAACGCCGTAATCGTCGCTCTCCACGTCACTTACGTGCCAGTGGTCAACGCCGTCGTCGTGGTCGCGATCGCAGACCTAACCCATTCCGCCTACGTAAAGGTGGTGTTGCCTCTCCTGAGATGGCAATGGGTAAAGTGATGCCTAAATACGACTTGCCTAAGCCTAAGAAAAAAGCGCCTGTTGTTGAAAACAACGCAACTAACATTGTTAGTGGTGTAGCTTGCCCTGAAATGTCGATGGCTAAAGTCATCATCATGAAACCTGTGCAACAAACGCCTGTCGTTGAAACGACACCAGTGGCTATGGTTGAGCCTAAAGTCACTGAGACTAAAGTTGTAGAACAAGCGGTTGTTGAAACGACGGTTGTTGAAAAAGCAGCGGTTGAACAAGTGACTGTTGAAGCTACGCCAGTAAGTCCTGTTGTTGAACAAGCTGAATCTGAAGCACCAATTGTAGAACAAGCCGTTGAACCCGTTGCTGTTGTAGAAACCGTCTCTGCTGTAGAAACGCCAGTGGAAACAACGGTTGAAACTAGCCCTGTTGTTGCCCAGCAAGCAGAAGTGAAAGCTGAACCTGAAGTGACACAACCTGCCGCAACAGTGGTAGAAAGTGCACCTAAGGCGACCATGAGCTTTAAAGGCCATGCACAGTCTACAATGACCAGTGCTCCGGGCCCTCAACAACTACAAGAAATTTCAGTTAAGGCGGCAGCGTTACGTAGTGAACGTTTCCAAGGCCGAAGTGCTGGTAGTCAATCTGCGACCAATCAAGCGGGCGCATCAATGACCAAACCTAACTTCTAA
- the plsX gene encoding phosphate acyltransferase PlsX yields the protein MRTITVALDAMGGDFGPHVTVPAAVQALSIFPELNIILVGDESVLIPHLSSLGFYPNDRIYIEHTDKVIADTDKPSSIMRRSAGTSMRRAIDLVEDHTAQACVSGGNTGALMGLSRYRLKLLPNIERPALVSTLPTRSGQKVWLLDLGANVSVDANTLFQFAVMGTALAEEHLHRTPRVAILNVGTEEIKGNELVKQCSELLQQVQTINYIGFIEAHQLLHDEADVVVCDGFVGNVCLKASEGVANLFLEKLKQHMLSSKLRAWISKILFSELFSDLKQLNPDQYNGASLLGLRGIVIKSHGSADKTAIINAIIEAVHEVKRQVPSRISDRLETVSLERQN from the coding sequence TTGCGAACGATTACCGTTGCACTTGATGCAATGGGTGGGGATTTCGGTCCCCATGTTACAGTGCCTGCCGCCGTGCAGGCATTGTCTATTTTCCCAGAGCTGAACATTATTTTAGTGGGTGATGAATCTGTTCTCATTCCACACCTCTCTTCATTGGGTTTTTATCCCAACGACCGCATTTACATCGAACATACCGATAAAGTCATCGCTGACACCGATAAACCCTCTTCTATTATGCGCCGCAGCGCAGGCACGTCTATGCGCCGAGCTATTGATCTCGTTGAAGATCATACCGCACAAGCGTGTGTGAGCGGAGGGAATACTGGGGCGTTAATGGGGTTATCTCGTTATCGTCTTAAACTGTTGCCCAATATTGAGCGACCAGCTTTAGTGTCGACACTGCCGACCCGTAGCGGACAAAAAGTCTGGCTATTGGATTTAGGTGCCAATGTGTCTGTTGATGCCAATACATTATTTCAGTTTGCGGTGATGGGTACGGCGTTAGCCGAAGAACACCTACATCGCACGCCAAGGGTCGCCATCCTCAATGTCGGTACTGAAGAGATAAAAGGTAACGAGCTAGTGAAGCAATGCTCTGAATTGCTTCAGCAAGTGCAAACAATCAATTACATTGGATTTATTGAAGCTCATCAATTGTTACATGATGAGGCCGATGTAGTGGTATGTGATGGATTTGTCGGCAATGTATGTTTAAAAGCTTCGGAAGGGGTGGCAAACCTATTCCTAGAAAAGCTAAAACAACATATGCTATCTTCTAAGCTAAGAGCTTGGATATCAAAAATTCTCTTTTCTGAGCTGTTTTCTGACCTAAAACAACTGAACCCCGACCAGTATAACGGGGCAAGTTTGTTAGGATTGCGCGGCATTGTCATTAAAAGTCACGGAAGTGCGGATAAAACTGCTATCATCAATGCAATCATAGAGGCAGTTCACGAGGTCAAACGTCAGGTACCCAGTCGTATTAGTGACCGTTTGGAAACCGTTTCACTCGAGAGGCAAAATTAG
- the yceD gene encoding 23S rRNA accumulation protein YceD, whose amino-acid sequence MQKVKIPRTVDPSKAAQKRLDYDGIIQVSLLKRLAESVEGVKRNAEVTLSFDLDEQRLVVISGKANVEVDLECQRCNENFTHLCEVQFVYTPNKGEKTEEEAPEEYDLVDLNEYGECDLIQLVEDEFLLNLPQIAMHDESECSVSTHNLVFGDIPEEIEEDKPNPFEVLKSLKAKTKE is encoded by the coding sequence ATGCAAAAGGTAAAAATACCGCGAACGGTTGACCCGAGTAAAGCAGCTCAGAAACGACTAGACTATGATGGCATCATCCAAGTCAGTCTGCTCAAGCGCTTGGCCGAGTCGGTCGAAGGCGTAAAACGCAACGCAGAAGTCACATTGTCATTTGACTTAGATGAACAACGATTGGTCGTTATCTCTGGTAAAGCTAACGTCGAAGTCGATTTAGAGTGTCAACGCTGCAATGAGAACTTCACACATTTATGTGAAGTCCAATTCGTCTATACCCCTAATAAGGGCGAAAAGACCGAAGAGGAAGCCCCGGAAGAGTACGATTTGGTAGATCTGAACGAGTACGGTGAATGCGATCTCATACAGTTAGTTGAAGACGAGTTCCTTCTAAATTTGCCTCAAATAGCAATGCACGACGAGTCTGAATGTAGCGTAAGTACACATAACTTGGTTTTTGGTGATATTCCTGAAGAAATTGAGGAAGACAAACCAAACCCGTTCGAAGTTTTAAAAAGCTTAAAAGCAAAGACAAAGGAGTAG
- the fabD gene encoding ACP S-malonyltransferase, producing the protein MSKFAIVFPGQGSQSLGMLAELGEQFDVVKHTFSEASEVLGYDLWALTQEGPAEDLNQTHRTQPALLAASVAIWRVWNEQGLATPELVAGHSLGEYSALVCAGVIDFKQAIKLVELRGQLMQEAVPAGTGAMYAIIGLADDAIAKACEDAAQGEVVSPVNFNSPGQVVIAGSKAAVERAGALCKEAGAKRALPLPVSVPSHCALMKPAADRLAEALQDIEFNAPSLPVINNVDVAAETDPAKIKDALVRQLYCPVRWTEGVQSMHEQGIEKLYELGPGKVLTGLTKRIVKSLTAAVVNDTASLEAAK; encoded by the coding sequence ATGAGCAAATTTGCAATCGTATTTCCAGGTCAAGGCTCGCAAAGCCTTGGCATGTTGGCTGAACTTGGTGAGCAATTTGATGTTGTAAAGCACACTTTTTCTGAAGCATCAGAGGTGCTGGGTTATGACTTATGGGCATTGACTCAAGAGGGACCTGCCGAAGATCTTAATCAAACTCATCGTACTCAACCTGCACTATTGGCTGCATCTGTTGCCATTTGGCGTGTATGGAATGAACAGGGCCTTGCGACACCAGAGTTGGTTGCAGGTCATAGTCTTGGTGAATATTCTGCACTTGTGTGCGCAGGTGTGATTGACTTTAAACAAGCGATCAAGCTTGTTGAGTTGCGCGGTCAACTAATGCAAGAAGCGGTGCCTGCGGGTACGGGTGCCATGTACGCTATCATCGGTCTTGCTGATGACGCGATTGCAAAAGCGTGTGAAGACGCAGCGCAAGGTGAAGTAGTATCTCCTGTGAACTTTAACTCTCCAGGCCAAGTTGTGATTGCTGGTAGTAAAGCGGCGGTTGAGCGTGCGGGTGCTTTGTGTAAAGAAGCGGGTGCGAAACGCGCATTACCTTTACCTGTATCTGTACCGTCACACTGTGCACTAATGAAGCCTGCGGCTGACCGTTTAGCCGAAGCATTGCAAGACATTGAGTTTAACGCACCATCACTACCTGTGATCAATAATGTTGACGTCGCTGCGGAAACCGATCCTGCGAAAATTAAAGATGCACTAGTGCGCCAACTTTACTGCCCAGTACGCTGGACAGAAGGTGTACAAAGCATGCATGAGCAAGGCATTGAAAAGCTATATGAATTAGGCCCAGGTAAAGTGTTAACGGGTTTAACTAAACGTATTGTGAAAAGCCTGACAGCCGCGGTCGTTAATGATACTGCGTCTCTTGAAGCTGCCAAATAA
- a CDS encoding SulP family inorganic anion transporter, whose amino-acid sequence MFESPQFSAQSIKNDVLSGLTVALALVPEAVAFAFVAGVDPMVGLYAAFIVGLITSIFGGRPGMISGATGAMAVVMVSLVATHGVQYLFAAIMLTGVIQVLAGICKLGKFIRIVPHPVMIGFVNGLAIVIFLAQLGQFKAPDIAGVMTWLPNDQMAVMLGLVALTMAIIYFLPKLTTAIPSSLVAIVTVTLLVQLLGLDTRTVVDFLRAMSGDASATLAGSLPSFAIPHVPFTLETLKIILPYAIILAAIGLIESLLTLTVLDEMTNTRGKSNRECVGQGIANLSCSVFGAMGGCAMIGQSMININSGGRGRLSGIVAAIALLMFILFASALIEMIPLAALVGVMFMVVIGTFEWATFKLARRVPKQDFFVIVLVTVVTVLTDLAVAVAVGVIASALMFAWQHAKHIYASSQLNDEGSKVYSIHGPVFFGSVANFLELFDAQNDPDDVIVDFADSRVTDHSAIEAIETLAERYASVGKTLHLRHLSQDCRALLDKAGSLVEINVKEDPSYKVATDVLAG is encoded by the coding sequence ATGTTTGAATCTCCACAATTTTCAGCTCAAAGCATCAAAAATGATGTCTTATCCGGTTTAACCGTTGCACTGGCTTTAGTTCCTGAAGCCGTGGCTTTTGCCTTTGTTGCTGGCGTTGACCCTATGGTGGGTTTATATGCAGCCTTTATTGTTGGCCTCATTACCTCTATTTTTGGCGGTCGCCCGGGCATGATATCCGGTGCCACTGGAGCTATGGCGGTGGTTATGGTCAGCCTAGTGGCTACACATGGTGTGCAATACCTATTTGCTGCCATAATGCTTACCGGTGTTATTCAGGTATTGGCGGGGATATGTAAACTCGGCAAGTTCATCCGTATTGTGCCTCATCCGGTTATGATTGGTTTTGTTAACGGTTTGGCTATTGTTATTTTCTTAGCGCAACTCGGACAGTTCAAAGCCCCTGATATTGCTGGGGTCATGACTTGGTTACCCAATGATCAAATGGCGGTCATGCTTGGCTTAGTGGCATTGACCATGGCGATCATCTACTTTTTGCCTAAGCTCACCACGGCAATACCTTCTTCGTTAGTGGCCATAGTCACCGTTACCCTACTGGTGCAATTGCTGGGTTTAGATACCCGCACTGTAGTAGACTTTTTACGTGCTATGTCAGGGGATGCCAGCGCAACCTTGGCCGGATCGTTACCAAGCTTTGCTATTCCTCATGTGCCTTTCACTTTAGAAACATTAAAAATCATCCTACCCTATGCCATTATTTTAGCGGCTATTGGTTTAATTGAGTCACTACTGACATTAACCGTGCTTGACGAAATGACCAATACTCGTGGCAAAAGTAATCGCGAATGTGTGGGACAAGGTATTGCGAACCTAAGCTGTTCTGTTTTTGGCGCTATGGGCGGTTGCGCCATGATAGGCCAGTCCATGATCAACATTAACTCAGGCGGTCGCGGTCGCCTATCGGGTATCGTGGCCGCTATTGCCCTACTCATGTTTATTTTATTTGCCTCAGCACTTATAGAGATGATCCCTCTGGCCGCATTAGTTGGTGTTATGTTTATGGTGGTGATTGGTACATTTGAATGGGCGACCTTCAAACTTGCACGCCGAGTACCTAAGCAAGATTTCTTCGTTATCGTGTTAGTTACTGTTGTCACAGTATTAACAGACCTTGCCGTTGCAGTGGCCGTTGGTGTCATCGCATCTGCGCTCATGTTTGCTTGGCAACATGCGAAGCATATTTACGCCAGCAGTCAGCTAAATGATGAAGGCTCAAAAGTGTATTCTATTCACGGTCCTGTTTTCTTTGGCTCTGTGGCCAACTTCCTTGAGCTATTTGATGCTCAAAATGACCCTGATGATGTCATTGTCGATTTTGCTGACTCGCGCGTAACGGACCATTCCGCTATTGAAGCCATCGAAACACTGGCCGAACGCTACGCCTCCGTAGGAAAAACTCTTCATCTACGACACTTAAGCCAAGATTGTCGAGCCCTACTGGATAAAGCAGGCAGTTTAGTCGAGATCAACGTTAAGGAAGATCCTAGCTATAAGGTCGCCACTGACGTACTTGCAGGTTAA
- a CDS encoding TetR/AcrR family transcriptional regulator yields the protein MLREQIAASLEEAFSKYGFAEPSVAQLKTACNVSLRTLYKHYPSKEAMIVGALEYRHQRYLTFLLNESPSRGVESVLHIFNKLEQWMKEYAPHGCLSMNAMSAFPENPLISKAVKEHKEEVRQFLGQQSQREELSTALFLLHEGVSSAWPVLGRNAVTSAQKALLQLLKED from the coding sequence ATGCTTAGAGAACAAATTGCCGCTAGTCTTGAAGAGGCGTTCAGTAAATATGGTTTTGCTGAGCCGAGCGTTGCTCAACTAAAGACAGCGTGTAACGTCAGCCTGCGAACTCTATACAAACACTATCCATCCAAAGAAGCGATGATAGTCGGTGCGCTGGAGTATCGTCATCAAAGATACCTCACTTTTCTGCTTAACGAGTCACCTTCTCGTGGTGTTGAGTCTGTTTTGCATATTTTTAATAAACTTGAACAATGGATGAAGGAATATGCGCCACACGGCTGTCTGTCTATGAACGCTATGTCTGCCTTTCCCGAGAATCCACTTATCAGCAAGGCAGTTAAAGAACACAAAGAAGAAGTTCGCCAGTTCTTAGGCCAGCAAAGCCAGAGAGAAGAGCTTTCTACTGCTCTTTTTTTACTGCATGAAGGCGTATCAAGCGCATGGCCTGTACTGGGTCGAAACGCAGTAACATCAGCCCAAAAGGCGCTATTACAACTTTTAAAGGAAGATTAA